The following coding sequences lie in one Carassius carassius chromosome 1, fCarCar2.1, whole genome shotgun sequence genomic window:
- the LOC132112622 gene encoding beta-1,4 N-acetylgalactosaminyltransferase 1-like isoform X1 produces MRCMRYIRLIFFLIFLGAALGIYFTQSGMFESKKSTLAPRRKTNADIIIAPANSPLQYPITGFRVAPLKTSLIPGLALQTQGRGLTTNKREVYKVFLSVKSGVLSVEDLLDGDQVEGQGQSELTISSSNLTHLNDLLSRVTYTSTIYHIRTSDLVYFTFEDHKAIFPIMIRRPSVPVLYDPGKDINSQVTIITKTFLRYKELSVLIQSIRKFYPKIKIIVADDSLKPENVSGNNIEHYIMPPAQGWFAGRNLAVSQLTTKYFLWVDDDFEFLSETRIERFVEIMEALPDLDVLGGEVSGDQFYFVLQYDEGDENDGGCLRRIREFHQPLPGYDGCFLVDGVVNYFLARTDAVRRVGFDPFLKRVAHTEFFIDGVGKLMVASCKGLSVGHQTHRAQDEYDIYRNQGPLEKEQKLAHHFFKNYLNYIKY; encoded by the exons ATGAGGTGCATGAGGTACATCCGCCTTATTTTTTTCCTGATTTTTCTTGGTGCTGCACTGGGCATCTACTTTACACAAAGTGGCATGTTTGAAAGCAAGAAAAGCACACTTGCACCACG GAGGAAGACAAACGCAGATATTATTATTGCCCCAGCCAACTCTCCTCTCCAATATCCAATCACAGGTTTCAGGGTAGCTCCTCTGAAGACAAGTTTGATACCAG GTCTTGCTCTTCAAACACAAGGGAGAGGTTTAACAACAAACAAGAGGGAGGTGTACAAG GTGTTTTTGAGTGTGAAGAGTGGAGTGCTCTCAGTGGAGGATCTTCTGGATGGAGATCAGGTGGAGGGACAGGGTCAGAGTGAACTGACCATCTCATCCAGCAACCTCACACACCTCAATGATCTGCTGTCCAGAGTGACCTACACCAGCACCATCTACCACATCAGAACATCAGACCTGG TTTATTTCACTTTTGAGGATCACAAGGCCATATTTCCAATCATGATCAGGAGACCGTCAGTTCCTGTTTTGTATGACCCAGGAAAAG ATATCAACTCACAAGTGACCATAATAACCAAGACCTTTCTGAGGTATAAGGAGCTGAGTGTCCTTATCCAGAGTATCAGGAAATTTTACCCAAAGATCAAGATCATTGTTGCGGATGACAgcctgaaacctgaaaatgtgtctGGAAACAACATTGAGCATTACATCATGCCTCCTGCACAG GGTTGGTTTGCAGGCAGAAATCTGGCTGTATCTCAACTCACAACTAAATACTTCCTGTGGGTTGATGACGACTTTGAGTTCTTGAGTGAGACACGGATCGAGAGATTTGTGGAGATTATGGAAGCACTTCCAGATCTAGATGTT CTTGGTGGTGAGGTTTCGGGGGACCAGTTCTACTTTGTTCTGCAGTATGACGAGGGAGATGAGAATGACGGCGGCTGCCTAAGACGTATTAGAGAGTTTCATCAACCACTTCCAGGTTATGATGGCTGCTTTCTAGTGGATGGTGTTGTTAATTATTTCTTGGCTAGGACTGATGCTGTACGAAGGGTTGGCTTTGATCCGTTCCTCAAAAGAGTCGCTCACACCG AGTTCTTCATTGATGGAGTTGGCAAGCTGATGGTTGCTTCTTGCAAAGGCCTTTCTGTTGGTCACCAGACACATCGAGCACAGGATGAATATGACATTTATAGGAATCAAGGACCACTTGAAAAAGAGCAAAAACTGGCTCACCATTTCTTTAAGAACTATCTTAACTACATCAAGTACTGA
- the LOC132112622 gene encoding beta-1,4 N-acetylgalactosaminyltransferase 1-like isoform X2 yields MDNILKRRVNEYKQYQLRRKTNADIIIAPANSPLQYPITGFRVAPLKTSLIPGLALQTQGRGLTTNKREVYKVFLSVKSGVLSVEDLLDGDQVEGQGQSELTISSSNLTHLNDLLSRVTYTSTIYHIRTSDLVYFTFEDHKAIFPIMIRRPSVPVLYDPGKDINSQVTIITKTFLRYKELSVLIQSIRKFYPKIKIIVADDSLKPENVSGNNIEHYIMPPAQGWFAGRNLAVSQLTTKYFLWVDDDFEFLSETRIERFVEIMEALPDLDVLGGEVSGDQFYFVLQYDEGDENDGGCLRRIREFHQPLPGYDGCFLVDGVVNYFLARTDAVRRVGFDPFLKRVAHTEFFIDGVGKLMVASCKGLSVGHQTHRAQDEYDIYRNQGPLEKEQKLAHHFFKNYLNYIKY; encoded by the exons ATGGATAACATACTAAAACGCAGAGTGAATGAATACAAGCAATATCAACTCAG GAGGAAGACAAACGCAGATATTATTATTGCCCCAGCCAACTCTCCTCTCCAATATCCAATCACAGGTTTCAGGGTAGCTCCTCTGAAGACAAGTTTGATACCAG GTCTTGCTCTTCAAACACAAGGGAGAGGTTTAACAACAAACAAGAGGGAGGTGTACAAG GTGTTTTTGAGTGTGAAGAGTGGAGTGCTCTCAGTGGAGGATCTTCTGGATGGAGATCAGGTGGAGGGACAGGGTCAGAGTGAACTGACCATCTCATCCAGCAACCTCACACACCTCAATGATCTGCTGTCCAGAGTGACCTACACCAGCACCATCTACCACATCAGAACATCAGACCTGG TTTATTTCACTTTTGAGGATCACAAGGCCATATTTCCAATCATGATCAGGAGACCGTCAGTTCCTGTTTTGTATGACCCAGGAAAAG ATATCAACTCACAAGTGACCATAATAACCAAGACCTTTCTGAGGTATAAGGAGCTGAGTGTCCTTATCCAGAGTATCAGGAAATTTTACCCAAAGATCAAGATCATTGTTGCGGATGACAgcctgaaacctgaaaatgtgtctGGAAACAACATTGAGCATTACATCATGCCTCCTGCACAG GGTTGGTTTGCAGGCAGAAATCTGGCTGTATCTCAACTCACAACTAAATACTTCCTGTGGGTTGATGACGACTTTGAGTTCTTGAGTGAGACACGGATCGAGAGATTTGTGGAGATTATGGAAGCACTTCCAGATCTAGATGTT CTTGGTGGTGAGGTTTCGGGGGACCAGTTCTACTTTGTTCTGCAGTATGACGAGGGAGATGAGAATGACGGCGGCTGCCTAAGACGTATTAGAGAGTTTCATCAACCACTTCCAGGTTATGATGGCTGCTTTCTAGTGGATGGTGTTGTTAATTATTTCTTGGCTAGGACTGATGCTGTACGAAGGGTTGGCTTTGATCCGTTCCTCAAAAGAGTCGCTCACACCG AGTTCTTCATTGATGGAGTTGGCAAGCTGATGGTTGCTTCTTGCAAAGGCCTTTCTGTTGGTCACCAGACACATCGAGCACAGGATGAATATGACATTTATAGGAATCAAGGACCACTTGAAAAAGAGCAAAAACTGGCTCACCATTTCTTTAAGAACTATCTTAACTACATCAAGTACTGA